Proteins encoded together in one Parcubacteria group bacterium window:
- a CDS encoding exodeoxyribonuclease VII small subunit produces MAQAKSNLTKNLKEIEEIVTWFEKQDEVDVEQGIEKVKIGAKLIKESKKRLQEIENEFEEVKKDLAE; encoded by the coding sequence ATGGCACAAGCAAAAAGCAATTTGACCAAAAACCTCAAGGAGATCGAAGAGATCGTTACATGGTTTGAAAAGCAAGATGAAGTGGATGTGGAACAGGGCATTGAAAAAGTAAAAATAGGCGCAAAACTCATCAAAGAATCAAAAAAGCGTTTGCAGGAAATTGAGAATGAATTTGAAGAAGTAAAAAAAGATCTGGCTGAATAA
- the xseA gene encoding exodeoxyribonuclease VII large subunit, whose translation MQQLITWQQEQAGKEHLEPYMVLQFNTIKEIARLQPKTSSDLLRIKGIGPAKIRKYGDVILGLVRGNGITGDVSVAYETKNNLFAEAQAVNDLAAIRPMPVQQPMHYDQETGEIIDKNDVAVSVTDFVTMLDTLLQTHFRNVRVQGEVVGFKRNASGHVYFEIKDRSSVMRCMIFCDRYDLAGVALADGMEIVITGHPNYHKQYGFSFVGTMVELYGEGALKKAYDDLKKKLDAEGLLALEKKRALPQLPQRVGLITSRTGAAIGDFTTNVGHYGYKIIFHQSRVEGAQAVDDLISALTTMAKKDLDVLVIVRGGGSLESLQAFNNEKVVRMVADFPVPVVAGVGHEQDETLTTLVADRGVSTPTAAARAVRESWDQCGEYVRSREQMIVHFFDKALRQQQERGNEYERQLTDFLEEIVTSSLELFRRFANVIHHMEKSIDRKKTFFTVAQDHIFRFYGRMIDDARTLVNMQRAFALFQSGIIQYMKRLQFLAKSIVQNDPQRQLMLGYSIARDERGNVVRRKNDVSKGDHMTIHISDGEIMTEVQ comes from the coding sequence ATGCAACAACTGATCACATGGCAACAAGAACAGGCAGGTAAAGAACATCTGGAGCCATATATGGTCTTACAATTCAATACCATCAAAGAAATTGCACGATTGCAGCCAAAGACAAGCAGTGATCTTTTGCGGATCAAAGGCATCGGTCCGGCAAAAATTCGCAAGTATGGTGATGTAATTTTAGGTTTGGTGCGCGGCAATGGGATTACCGGCGATGTATCTGTTGCCTATGAAACAAAGAACAATCTTTTTGCAGAGGCACAAGCGGTGAATGATCTGGCGGCAATACGTCCCATGCCGGTACAACAACCGATGCACTATGATCAGGAGACCGGGGAAATCATCGATAAAAATGATGTGGCAGTAAGCGTTACGGATTTTGTGACGATGTTGGACACACTGTTGCAAACACATTTTCGCAATGTGCGTGTGCAGGGTGAGGTTGTGGGCTTTAAGCGCAATGCGAGCGGGCACGTATATTTTGAGATCAAAGATCGCTCCAGTGTGATGCGATGTATGATCTTTTGCGATCGTTATGATCTGGCCGGTGTCGCACTTGCAGACGGTATGGAGATTGTGATCACGGGACATCCCAACTATCATAAGCAATACGGATTTAGCTTTGTGGGCACGATGGTGGAGTTATACGGTGAAGGGGCGCTCAAAAAGGCCTATGATGATCTCAAGAAAAAATTGGACGCGGAGGGATTGTTGGCACTGGAAAAAAAGCGTGCACTGCCACAATTGCCACAGCGAGTTGGACTCATTACATCGCGTACAGGTGCGGCAATCGGAGATTTTACGACCAATGTGGGTCACTATGGATACAAAATCATTTTCCATCAATCACGTGTGGAGGGTGCACAGGCAGTTGATGATCTGATCAGCGCCCTTACGACAATGGCAAAAAAAGATTTGGATGTTTTGGTCATTGTGCGCGGTGGTGGTAGTTTGGAGAGTTTGCAAGCATTCAATAATGAAAAAGTGGTGCGCATGGTCGCAGATTTTCCTGTGCCGGTTGTTGCCGGTGTGGGGCATGAGCAGGATGAAACGTTGACGACACTCGTGGCGGATCGCGGTGTGAGTACGCCGACGGCGGCGGCACGTGCTGTGCGTGAGAGCTGGGATCAATGTGGCGAATATGTACGCAGTCGGGAGCAGATGATCGTGCACTTTTTTGACAAAGCTCTGCGACAACAACAAGAACGTGGCAATGAGTACGAACGGCAACTTACGGACTTTTTGGAAGAGATTGTAACATCATCATTAGAATTATTTCGTCGCTTTGCAAACGTGATCCATCACATGGAAAAAAGCATTGACCGCAAAAAAACATTTTTTACTGTTGCGCAAGATCACATCTTTCGTTTCTATGGACGCATGATCGATGATGCGAGAACTCTTGTGAATATGCAACGGGCATTCGCTCTTTTCCAAAGTGGCATCATACAATATATGAAGCGCCTGCAATTCCTTGCAAAGTCGATCGTACAAAATGATCCGCAGAGACAACTCATGCTCGGATACAGCATTGCACGTGATGAACGGGGAAATGTTGTGCGAAGAAAAAACGATGTGAGCAAAGGTGATCATATGACAATTCACATCAGCGATGGCGAGATCATGACGGAGGTACAATAG
- a CDS encoding divalent metal cation transporter — translation METIQNDNNHNEKFFSMSEFRHMAGIPLIVARKLVVWGEVRAVKTIDGTVVIAETEVIRVMELAKNPWKKMHLFFRALGPGLITGASDDDPSGIGTYSSVGAKFGLSILWMAVWLLPMMMAIQEVCARIGIVTNHGLAGVLQRHYKKRIVGGIVVLLIIANVVNIGADLGAMASALNMLTHINFYIAALLFAAVSIVCEIFIGYRIYVRVLKWLTISVLAYVVTGFIIHPAWREIFHFAFVPQFLPDESYVFAMIAVFGTSITPYLFFWQTSEEVEENRMEKRSAIIPLKKEKHGLTTKIRKMRTDVGTGMFLANSVFFFIIITTAQVLHQNGIYNIESADQAAMALRPLAGEHAFLLFSIGLICTGMLAVPILAGSGAYALAEVMKWHEGLEEKFSHAKGFYMIIVISILFGLSLNFFHINPIMALYYAAFINGVIALPLLVVIMIVGDDKHIMGRETHPWWVRVCGWASIVFVTCLIIAAIFLLIL, via the coding sequence ATGGAAACAATACAAAACGACAATAATCATAATGAAAAATTTTTCTCCATGTCGGAATTCCGACATATGGCGGGTATTCCTCTTATTGTTGCGCGCAAATTGGTCGTGTGGGGCGAGGTTAGGGCTGTCAAGACGATTGATGGTACGGTCGTGATCGCGGAGACAGAAGTCATTCGCGTCATGGAGTTGGCAAAAAACCCTTGGAAAAAAATGCATCTTTTTTTTCGTGCACTTGGACCGGGTCTCATTACGGGTGCGTCGGATGATGACCCGTCAGGTATCGGTACGTATTCTTCTGTTGGTGCGAAGTTCGGTTTGAGTATTCTCTGGATGGCCGTGTGGCTTTTGCCGATGATGATGGCGATTCAGGAAGTATGTGCACGCATTGGTATCGTGACAAATCATGGTTTGGCCGGTGTTTTACAGCGTCATTATAAAAAACGTATTGTCGGCGGGATCGTTGTGCTACTCATTATTGCAAATGTTGTGAATATTGGTGCTGATCTTGGCGCAATGGCGTCTGCATTGAATATGCTTACGCATATAAATTTTTATATCGCGGCGCTTCTTTTTGCGGCAGTGTCAATCGTGTGTGAGATCTTCATCGGGTATCGCATTTATGTGCGCGTGTTGAAATGGTTGACTATTTCAGTTTTGGCGTATGTTGTGACAGGTTTTATTATCCATCCTGCGTGGCGCGAAATATTTCATTTTGCCTTTGTGCCGCAATTTTTACCTGATGAATCATATGTTTTTGCGATGATCGCTGTTTTTGGCACAAGCATCACGCCATATCTCTTTTTTTGGCAAACGTCAGAAGAAGTGGAGGAAAATCGTATGGAAAAAAGAAGTGCCATCATTCCTCTCAAAAAAGAAAAACATGGACTGACGACAAAAATACGGAAAATGCGTACGGATGTCGGAACGGGGATGTTTTTGGCAAACAGTGTTTTCTTCTTCATCATTATCACAACAGCACAAGTCTTACATCAGAATGGGATATATAATATCGAGTCTGCAGATCAAGCGGCGATGGCACTGCGCCCATTGGCGGGAGAACATGCATTTCTTCTTTTTTCTATCGGTTTGATCTGTACCGGTATGCTTGCCGTCCCGATTTTGGCCGGGTCCGGTGCGTATGCGCTTGCGGAGGTCATGAAATGGCATGAGGGTCTGGAAGAGAAATTTTCTCATGCAAAAGGTTTTTATATGATCATCGTCATTTCAATTTTATTTGGGCTTTCTTTGAATTTTTTTCATATCAATCCGATCATGGCATTGTATTATGCGGCATTCATCAATGGTGTGATCGCTTTGCCTCTTTTGGTGGTGATCATGATCGTCGGGGATGATAAACACATCATGGGGAGAGAAACGCATCCGTGGTGGGTACGGGTATGCGGATGGGCATCGATCGTTTTTGTGACGTGTTTGATCATTGCGGCAATTTTCTTGTTGATTTTGTAG
- a CDS encoding glycerophosphodiester phosphodiesterase family protein produces MKTEQWIQQQPIAHRGAWGHDAPENSLGACQKAVDASYPIELDVQMSADGAMIVFHDWSLKRMCNVDTVLSDMTKKEISACILGSSQEHIPTLDDVLALVRGRVPLLIEMKNKRHDREFFLATLRDILKKYHGNYALSSFDPLLVKKAKKYFPQISCGQNFTDYKNKSFCGGWVRKIGLYILWSVSAHMPDFFVCRASLLPRCWIVSVAHKKNKPLLTWAIKDIAEYNAVKNAIDNEIFDHAPYSV; encoded by the coding sequence ATGAAAACAGAACAGTGGATACAACAGCAGCCGATCGCACATCGGGGCGCATGGGGTCACGATGCGCCGGAAAATTCATTGGGAGCATGTCAAAAAGCTGTTGATGCCAGTTATCCGATTGAATTGGATGTGCAGATGTCGGCAGATGGCGCAATGATCGTCTTTCATGATTGGTCGCTAAAACGTATGTGCAATGTGGACACAGTATTGTCTGACATGACAAAAAAAGAGATTTCCGCGTGTATACTAGGCTCATCGCAGGAGCATATTCCAACGCTGGATGATGTACTGGCTCTTGTCCGTGGGCGCGTGCCTCTTCTTATTGAGATGAAAAACAAAAGACATGATCGAGAATTTTTTCTTGCTACACTGCGCGATATTTTAAAAAAATATCATGGGAATTACGCGTTGTCGTCATTTGATCCGCTTTTGGTCAAAAAAGCAAAAAAATATTTTCCGCAGATCTCATGCGGACAAAACTTCACTGACTATAAGAATAAGAGTTTTTGTGGCGGCTGGGTGCGAAAGATTGGTTTGTATATTTTGTGGAGCGTGAGTGCGCATATGCCGGATTTCTTTGTTTGTCGGGCATCATTGTTGCCACGGTGTTGGATCGTGTCTGTTGCACACAAAAAAAATAAACCACTGCTCACATGGGCGATAAAAGATATCGCGGAATATAATGCGGTGAAGAACGCGATTGACAATGAAATTTTCGATCATGCGCCATACAGTGTTTAA
- the nth gene encoding endonuclease III, producing MDKQKIAREVLRRLKKSYKTTGPFVEWTTPLELLVGTILSAQCTDTRVNMVTKKLFKKYTTAEDYAKAKITTLEKEIYSTGFYHSKAKALKESGQTMVKNFGSKVPDTLEALLTLRGVSIKTAYLVLSKAYGKHVGMAVDTHVFRLCKRIGLSDARTPEKMSGEMSQIVAPKKYVEWNEYLITHGRAICGRVPKCDQCVLYDICQKNI from the coding sequence ATGGATAAGCAAAAAATTGCGCGGGAAGTTTTGCGTCGGCTGAAAAAATCGTATAAAACAACGGGTCCGTTTGTAGAATGGACAACGCCCCTGGAATTACTTGTCGGGACAATTCTTTCTGCGCAGTGTACGGATACGCGTGTGAATATGGTGACAAAAAAATTGTTTAAAAAATATACAACGGCAGAAGACTATGCAAAGGCGAAGATCACAACGTTGGAAAAAGAGATCTACTCAACGGGATTTTATCACTCCAAAGCCAAAGCACTCAAGGAAAGCGGGCAAACGATGGTAAAAAATTTTGGTAGCAAGGTACCGGACACATTGGAGGCATTGCTTACATTGCGCGGTGTATCGATCAAGACAGCATATCTCGTGCTTTCAAAAGCATATGGAAAACATGTGGGCATGGCGGTGGACACACATGTTTTTCGCTTATGTAAACGCATCGGACTTAGTGACGCGAGGACGCCGGAAAAAATGAGTGGGGAAATGAGCCAAATTGTCGCGCCAAAAAAATATGTGGAATGGAATGAATATTTAATCACGCATGGACGTGCGATCTGTGGACGCGTTCCGAAATGCGATCAGTGTGTATTATATGATATTTGTCAAAAGAATATATAA
- a CDS encoding DUF2207 domain-containing protein, with product MKKIFFFFGGLLLLAPIFSVRAEEIKTYDVDMTINADATVDVAETIQYDYGTTQRHGIYRDVPVKYTNATNDNRTITLDHITVADQYGVPYTFVTARDGDNLQIKIGNADKFVTGMNTYVITYTVTGAINYFDDHDELYWNATGDRWSALMKAVQVTVHAPQISKTACFAGPYGSTVACDDMITNNDRTVTFAQENLVSGSGVTTVIGMPAGTVYKPTLQQKIVKYLMDNWIFGLPVFVLIVMWRLWYTKGRDPEGKGTIVPYYEAPEGLTAAEVGMIAEDAVAPKSVSAAIIQLAVNGHLTIKKIDKKGVFSSEDYEFTQTGKSSADVSEQDKLLFDAIFGGAQTRRMSDLKEKFYKDLVAIKKSIEGAIMQKGYYTGTPSIVRATYVTIGIFLIVGSFIAGSMAGLAYGIATFLSSVIILSFGIVMPQRTKNGAIVREQVLGLKLYMETAEKDRINFHNAPEKNLERFEKLLPYAMVLGVEEAWAKQFEDIYKTKPQWYESGDATFSPILFAHSLHAFSDANNATMVSQPSSAGSGGSGFSGGGSGGGFGGGGGGSW from the coding sequence ATGAAAAAAATATTCTTTTTCTTCGGAGGACTGCTTCTTTTGGCGCCGATATTCAGCGTACGTGCGGAGGAGATCAAAACATATGATGTAGATATGACGATCAATGCTGATGCAACGGTGGATGTGGCAGAAACGATCCAATATGATTATGGCACGACACAGCGACATGGGATCTATCGTGATGTTCCTGTGAAATATACCAATGCGACAAATGATAATCGTACGATCACACTTGATCATATTACTGTCGCAGATCAATATGGTGTTCCCTACACATTTGTCACAGCACGAGATGGGGATAATCTGCAGATCAAGATTGGGAATGCGGATAAGTTTGTGACAGGTATGAACACTTATGTGATCACATACACGGTCACAGGCGCGATCAATTATTTTGACGATCACGACGAGTTGTATTGGAATGCAACGGGAGATCGATGGTCGGCGCTGATGAAGGCTGTGCAGGTAACGGTGCATGCACCACAGATCAGCAAAACAGCATGCTTTGCTGGACCGTATGGGTCAACAGTCGCATGCGATGACATGATCACTAATAATGATCGTACAGTGACATTTGCGCAAGAAAATCTTGTGTCAGGTTCCGGTGTGACAACCGTGATCGGCATGCCGGCCGGAACAGTGTACAAGCCGACATTGCAACAAAAGATCGTCAAATATCTTATGGACAATTGGATCTTTGGATTACCTGTTTTTGTGCTTATAGTCATGTGGCGATTGTGGTACACCAAAGGGCGTGATCCGGAAGGTAAAGGGACGATCGTGCCATATTACGAGGCGCCGGAAGGTCTGACGGCAGCGGAAGTTGGGATGATCGCAGAAGATGCCGTTGCACCAAAGAGCGTCTCTGCGGCGATCATCCAGCTGGCGGTGAATGGCCATCTCACGATCAAAAAGATCGACAAAAAAGGAGTATTTTCTTCGGAGGATTATGAATTTACGCAGACAGGAAAGAGCTCTGCAGATGTGAGCGAGCAAGACAAATTATTATTTGATGCGATTTTTGGCGGTGCGCAAACGCGCAGGATGTCAGACCTTAAAGAAAAATTCTATAAGGATCTCGTTGCAATCAAAAAAAGCATAGAAGGTGCGATCATGCAGAAGGGATACTATACGGGAACGCCATCAATAGTGCGCGCAACATATGTGACGATCGGCATATTTCTTATTGTCGGTTCATTTATTGCCGGCAGTATGGCAGGTCTTGCTTATGGCATAGCGACATTTCTTTCATCCGTTATTATTTTGAGTTTTGGCATCGTGATGCCACAACGGACAAAAAATGGTGCGATCGTTCGTGAGCAGGTTTTGGGGTTGAAATTGTATATGGAAACAGCAGAAAAAGATCGGATCAATTTTCATAATGCGCCGGAAAAAAATCTGGAACGATTTGAAAAGTTGTTGCCATATGCAATGGTGCTCGGCGTGGAAGAAGCATGGGCAAAACAATTTGAGGATATTTATAAAACAAAGCCACAGTGGTATGAAAGCGGTGATGCAACATTTTCACCGATCCTTTTTGCACATAGTTTGCACGCGTTTAGCGATGCAAATAATGCCACGATGGTTTCGCAACCGTCATCGGCAGGCTCCGGCGGATCGGGGTTTAGCGGTGGCGGATCGGGTGGCGGATTTGGCGGCGGTGGTGGCGGAAGCTGGTGA
- a CDS encoding 3-hydroxyacyl-ACP dehydratase FabZ family protein translates to MADEKKSFFLERGDIAEMIPHTGPAQMLDRISYNTERPHEMVGIKTICSDDPWFMGHFRDNPIFPGHCQIECANLVAAVLAKNFFELSGTPMVVGVDGVRYKKQVKPHDLLAITVKLLGAKRGMYFFSAIIQNRSGETVAEIKKIIGTVQ, encoded by the coding sequence ATGGCAGACGAAAAAAAATCTTTTTTTCTTGAGAGAGGAGATATTGCGGAGATGATCCCGCATACAGGGCCGGCGCAAATGCTTGATCGTATTTCCTACAACACGGAAAGACCGCATGAGATGGTCGGAATTAAAACCATTTGCTCGGATGATCCGTGGTTTATGGGACATTTCCGTGATAATCCTATTTTCCCAGGTCATTGCCAGATCGAATGTGCCAATCTGGTTGCGGCAGTATTGGCAAAGAATTTTTTTGAATTGTCGGGAACTCCAATGGTTGTGGGCGTTGACGGTGTCCGATATAAAAAACAAGTCAAACCGCATGATTTGCTCGCCATCACAGTAAAATTACTTGGGGCAAAAAGAGGCATGTATTTTTTTTCTGCGATTATTCAGAATAGATCAGGAGAGACCGTTGCCGAGATCAAAAAGATCATCGGAACGGTGCAATAG
- a CDS encoding GIY-YIG nuclease family protein, producing the protein MKNNAKKITELPKAPGVYFFRGAKREVLYVGKATSLRDRVRQYFSGHDTRGERIERLVAQATDIETIQTDSVLEALILEAELIRTHKPKYNIDGKDDKSFSFFVITKERFPRVVIVRQTDFDKEQFQDAMYRKGKIYGPYTSRDQMKIALKIIRRIFPFHDRSEQSEKGCLHYQMGLCPGPYDGAISEADYKRNMRNIALFLSGHKKALLEKLEKQMRALAKKEKFEEADKVKRQIFALTHINDIALMKKDIAFTRFSAHEMRVEAYDISHIGGEAMVASMIVFINGVADKSQYRKFKVQSVQGIDDVGAMREVLARRLNHLDDWGIPQLIVLDGGKGHLNMADDLWQKLDINIPVIAVAKGPTRKKVDVYKSAFFPVNHAIITDKELLESMREEAHRFAISFHKKTRDKDRHLH; encoded by the coding sequence ATGAAAAATAACGCGAAAAAAATAACGGAATTGCCAAAAGCACCCGGCGTGTATTTTTTTCGTGGTGCAAAACGAGAGGTGTTGTATGTGGGCAAGGCGACGTCATTGCGTGATCGCGTGCGACAATATTTTTCCGGTCATGATACGCGCGGTGAGCGGATCGAACGATTGGTAGCGCAAGCAACAGACATTGAAACAATTCAAACCGATAGCGTACTTGAAGCGCTCATCCTTGAAGCGGAACTAATCCGCACGCATAAGCCAAAATATAATATTGACGGAAAAGATGATAAAAGTTTTTCTTTTTTTGTCATTACCAAAGAACGGTTTCCGCGTGTTGTGATCGTACGACAGACGGATTTTGATAAGGAACAGTTTCAGGATGCGATGTATCGTAAGGGAAAAATTTATGGTCCGTATACATCGCGCGATCAGATGAAGATCGCGCTTAAGATCATTCGCCGAATATTTCCATTTCATGATCGCAGTGAGCAGAGTGAAAAAGGGTGTCTGCATTATCAAATGGGACTGTGTCCCGGACCGTATGACGGCGCGATCTCTGAGGCGGACTACAAACGCAATATGCGCAACATCGCGCTTTTTCTCTCCGGGCATAAGAAAGCACTTCTCGAAAAGTTGGAAAAGCAGATGCGCGCTTTGGCAAAAAAAGAAAAATTCGAAGAAGCGGACAAAGTGAAACGGCAGATCTTTGCACTCACACATATCAATGATATTGCGCTGATGAAAAAGGACATTGCATTTACGCGATTTAGTGCACATGAGATGCGTGTGGAAGCATATGATATTTCACATATCGGCGGGGAAGCGATGGTTGCGTCGATGATCGTATTTATAAACGGAGTGGCGGATAAAAGTCAGTACCGTAAATTCAAAGTGCAGTCTGTGCAGGGGATCGATGATGTGGGCGCGATGCGAGAAGTGCTGGCGCGACGGCTCAATCATCTCGATGATTGGGGCATACCGCAGCTGATTGTTTTGGACGGCGGAAAAGGACATCTCAACATGGCGGATGATCTATGGCAAAAACTAGATATAAATATTCCCGTGATCGCAGTTGCCAAAGGGCCAACGCGTAAAAAGGTCGATGTCTATAAAAGTGCATTTTTTCCAGTCAATCATGCGATCATTACCGATAAAGAGTTGTTGGAAAGCATGCGTGAGGAAGCGCATCGATTTGCCATCTCTTTTCACAAAAAAACACGTGACAAAGATCGACACTTGCATTAA
- a CDS encoding ATP-binding cassette domain-containing protein, whose protein sequence is MAQEEIAIRFSDVNFAYENGKVILDEASFALRKGKKVALMGQNGAGKTSLFNLIMGTYKPTAGHIYINDGQTIACAQQVIPREQLTLTVREFFAVYFKGEDYELDKHIKEVMRAVDLTLPMDKPISAFSGGQQARLLLASALIQEPDVLLLDEPTNNLDDSGVGHLLTFLMMYEKTCIVISHDADFLNMFTDGVLYLDIFNHKIDQYVGDYYIVVEEIKAQIEKEIRKNAQFEKQIRDNKEKMNYFANKGGKMRLVAKKMRDEIAEMEASKVDVRKEDKTIRKFVIPAQSDFVGNVITITSVHIMKDHEPIEKKVDIVLKKKEHLLLKGPNGIGKTTLLERLASNNTEGAKILDGVRVGYYRQDFSTLNFDDTVYDALLNVMQIQEEEKLRAVASGFLLTKHVMEAKIGSLSEGQKGLVAFAQLVLLEPGLLILDEPTNHINFRHIPVIAEALKKYEGAMIVVSHVQSFVDQLGITEDLDLSK, encoded by the coding sequence ATGGCACAGGAAGAAATAGCAATTCGTTTTAGCGATGTGAATTTTGCATATGAGAACGGCAAGGTGATCCTTGATGAGGCGTCTTTTGCTTTGCGCAAAGGAAAAAAAGTAGCTCTCATGGGGCAAAACGGTGCGGGCAAAACATCACTTTTTAACTTGATCATGGGGACATACAAACCAACAGCAGGACACATTTATATCAATGACGGACAAACGATCGCATGCGCGCAACAGGTGATCCCGCGCGAACAGCTGACGTTGACTGTGCGAGAATTTTTTGCCGTGTATTTTAAAGGAGAGGATTATGAATTGGACAAACATATCAAAGAAGTGATGCGTGCCGTCGATCTGACATTGCCGATGGACAAACCGATTTCCGCCTTTTCCGGTGGACAGCAAGCGCGACTTCTTCTGGCTTCGGCATTGATCCAAGAGCCTGACGTGTTACTTCTCGATGAGCCGACGAACAATTTGGATGATTCCGGCGTGGGGCATTTGCTCACGTTTCTCATGATGTATGAAAAGACGTGCATCGTGATCTCTCATGATGCGGATTTCCTCAACATGTTCACAGATGGTGTGTTGTATCTCGATATATTCAATCACAAGATCGATCAGTATGTGGGGGATTATTATATTGTCGTAGAGGAGATCAAAGCGCAGATCGAAAAAGAAATTCGCAAGAACGCGCAGTTCGAAAAGCAGATTCGGGACAATAAGGAGAAGATGAATTACTTCGCAAACAAAGGTGGTAAGATGCGTCTCGTGGCGAAGAAAATGCGTGATGAGATCGCAGAAATGGAAGCATCAAAAGTGGATGTGCGCAAAGAGGATAAGACGATCCGTAAATTTGTGATCCCTGCGCAAAGTGATTTTGTGGGGAATGTGATCACGATCACATCGGTGCACATCATGAAAGATCACGAACCCATCGAGAAAAAGGTGGATATTGTCCTCAAGAAAAAAGAACACTTGCTTTTGAAAGGGCCGAATGGTATTGGAAAGACGACACTGCTTGAACGATTGGCATCAAACAATACAGAGGGTGCAAAAATATTGGATGGTGTGCGTGTGGGTTATTATCGACAGGATTTTTCTACACTGAACTTTGATGATACGGTGTATGATGCACTTCTAAATGTCATGCAAATACAAGAAGAGGAAAAACTGCGTGCTGTTGCCAGCGGATTTCTCTTGACCAAGCATGTTATGGAGGCAAAGATCGGCAGTTTGTCTGAAGGGCAAAAGGGATTGGTGGCATTTGCACAACTTGTGTTGCTCGAGCCGGGACTTCTCATTCTCGATGAGCCGACCAATCATATCAACTTTCGTCATATCCCCGTGATTGCGGAGGCACTCAAAAAATATGAGGGTGCGATGATCGTAGTGAGTCACGTGCAATCATTTGTCGATCAACTTGGGATCACAGAGGATTTGGATCTGTCAAAATGA